The genomic stretch caaacgtttttttttagGACCTGTTGGAAAACTATCTCATTTTTCAGAACAATCCCAATACATATATGAGTTTTAgttcctttttatttttcctccATCTCTAACCTTCGAGAGCCAGCACATCATCATACTATATGTAAATCTCTCTATTTATATAAATCACATAATTAATATTTCTCGCGCTCAATTTGAGTTAAACGCTTCGCTTAGCTTAGCACAGGGCAaacatgagagagagagagggagagagagatgagaGCTACACCTATACTGCTATAACCATCACTGAACTCGGCTCAAAATCTGAATATAGAACATTtcgttcagttcagttcacaTTTGCAGCTATTAACGATCAGTTATCAGTACCACAGACAAAGGCAAAATCATGCGGATGACCCAGTTGTTGTGCTTTGGAGCGACACTTCTTTTGTTCAGCCTGATGCAACAGACACAGGCGGCAGCCACATCCAGCAAAAATAGCAATAATCCGGGAATAGTAGCCCAGATACAGCCCAATCCAGTAGGAAATCAGGCTCCCAATCCGACCACAGTGAAACCccaacagcagcgacaacagcaaGGTTCGTTTGGTCGTTCCATAT from Drosophila pseudoobscura strain MV-25-SWS-2005 chromosome 4, UCI_Dpse_MV25, whole genome shotgun sequence encodes the following:
- the LOC6902962 gene encoding kunitz-type serine protease inhibitor Hg1; this encodes MRMTQLLCFGATLLLFSLMQQTQAAATSSKNSNNPGIVAQIQPNPVGNQAPNPTTVKPQQQRQQQDAKCLQPLDPGPCRMSLDRFYYNKDTNSCQTFKFGGCRGNDNRWGFRQTCEDACLIKK